A window of Pirellula sp. SH-Sr6A contains these coding sequences:
- a CDS encoding DUF2271 domain-containing protein, producing the protein MHKSLQLIIPIVAVARMASSSGAADLSLTIEVPKLDVGQYHRPYVASWIENADGEHVTDLAVWYDIEMKNDQGATWLKDLRQWWRKSGRSAKLPIDGVTGPTRPVGHHKVDIPSSKLKLAASPRSEYSLVVEAAREVGGRELLRIPFTWDGTQRVEKSISGKSELGTIKLVIQSTKE; encoded by the coding sequence ATGCATAAATCACTTCAGTTAATCATTCCAATCGTGGCAGTGGCTCGGATGGCATCGAGCTCCGGTGCAGCAGATTTGTCTCTAACCATCGAAGTCCCGAAGCTTGATGTTGGCCAATATCATCGTCCTTATGTTGCCAGCTGGATCGAGAATGCAGACGGTGAGCACGTTACCGATCTAGCTGTATGGTACGACATCGAGATGAAGAATGACCAAGGAGCAACATGGCTGAAGGATCTACGTCAATGGTGGCGTAAAAGTGGCCGGTCCGCGAAGCTTCCCATCGATGGTGTCACCGGACCAACTCGACCGGTAGGTCATCACAAAGTGGACATTCCAAGCTCAAAGCTCAAGCTCGCGGCCAGCCCTCGCAGCGAGTACAGCTTAGTCGTCGAAGCTGCCCGAGAAGTGGGTGGCCGAGAATTGTTACGAATCCCATTCACTTGGGATGGTACGCAGCGGGTGGAGAAATCCATTTCGGGCAAATCGGAGTTAGGAACGATCAAACTTGTCATTCAATCAACCAAGGAATAG